A genomic stretch from Neosynechococcus sphagnicola sy1 includes:
- a CDS encoding type II secretion system F family protein, with translation MPTYVARVRDSRGNARTQKIAADSLGEARTALRSQGLFVQDLKASQGFDLSKIDMKTIEAAFTKVTVKDKAIFSRQFAAMVNAGVAMVRSLGVLSEQCSNPKMKKALQGISTDVQEGSNLSEAMRKHPTCFDNLYVSMIQAGEVGGVLDEVLARLAKLLEDVARLQNQIKSALTYPVVVTLLAVGIFVAMTVFVLPTFEGIFKQLKVELPEFTQFMMAISRFLRTPQYVAIIILLMGAIAFGFQTYYRTRVGRETIDRFSLQMPLFGELIQKTATARFCRTFGALTRSGVPILTALEIVRDTAGNQVIANAVDEARKEIQTGGMISIALQKEKVFPNMAIQMISIGEETGEIDKMLMKVADFYENEVEETVKAMTSIIEPIMIVVLGGMVGSILLSMYLPMFKVFEKLG, from the coding sequence ATGCCCACCTACGTTGCCCGTGTCCGAGACAGTCGAGGGAACGCCCGCACCCAAAAAATTGCTGCGGACTCTTTAGGGGAAGCCCGGACAGCCCTCCGCAGTCAGGGCTTATTTGTCCAAGATCTGAAAGCTTCCCAGGGCTTTGATCTGAGCAAAATTGACATGAAGACGATCGAGGCCGCGTTTACAAAGGTGACGGTAAAAGACAAGGCGATTTTTTCCCGTCAGTTTGCAGCCATGGTAAATGCGGGAGTTGCGATGGTCAGAAGTTTGGGGGTGCTATCGGAACAGTGCTCTAACCCTAAGATGAAGAAGGCTCTCCAAGGGATTAGTACAGATGTCCAAGAGGGTAGTAACCTGTCTGAGGCGATGCGGAAGCATCCGACCTGCTTCGACAATCTTTACGTCAGTATGATTCAGGCTGGCGAGGTGGGGGGGGTGTTGGATGAAGTCTTGGCTCGGTTGGCTAAATTGCTGGAAGATGTGGCTCGGTTGCAGAATCAGATCAAGTCGGCTCTGACCTATCCAGTGGTGGTGACGCTGCTGGCGGTGGGCATTTTTGTTGCCATGACGGTATTTGTGTTACCTACCTTTGAAGGCATCTTTAAGCAACTCAAGGTGGAGTTGCCAGAGTTTACCCAGTTTATGATGGCCATTAGTCGCTTCTTGCGCACTCCCCAGTATGTTGCCATTATCATTTTGCTCATGGGGGCGATCGCCTTTGGTTTCCAAACCTACTACCGCACCCGTGTGGGCCGGGAAACCATTGACCGCTTTTCCTTACAAATGCCACTCTTTGGCGAACTGATTCAAAAAACAGCAACCGCTCGTTTCTGCCGTACCTTTGGGGCATTGACCCGTTCTGGAGTTCCGATTCTCACGGCTCTGGAAATTGTGCGAGATACTGCGGGCAACCAGGTGATTGCCAATGCTGTAGACGAAGCCCGCAAGGAAATTCAGACCGGCGGCATGATCAGTATTGCTCTCCAGAAAGAAAAGGTGTTCCCTAATATGGCAATTCAAATGATCAGCATTGGGGAAGAAACCGGGGAGATTGACAAGATGCTGATGAAGGTAGCCGATTTTTATGAAAACGAAGTTGAAGAAACCGTAAAAGCCATGACCAGCATTATTGAACCGATCATGATTGTGGTCTTAGGGGGCATGGTGGGCTCAATTTTGCTGTCCATGTATCTGCCCATGTTTAAAGTCTTTGAAAAATTGGGCTAG
- a CDS encoding DUF2997 domain-containing protein: protein METLEFVIYPDGRVQEKVTGIAGTTCADVTAALEAQLGQVLRVEPTSEYYAQSVADANAVQTQVTFSEW, encoded by the coding sequence ATGGAAACCCTAGAATTTGTAATTTACCCGGACGGGCGCGTACAGGAGAAGGTAACGGGTATCGCTGGCACTACCTGTGCAGACGTAACGGCGGCGCTGGAAGCACAGCTTGGGCAAGTTCTGAGAGTGGAGCCAACGTCTGAATATTATGCCCAGAGTGTCGCCGATGCCAATGCCGTGCAAACCCAGGTAACTTTCAGCGAGTGGTAG
- a CDS encoding DUF1257 domain-containing protein — MMLAFAGTVTEYALVADLQFWQQPWTVERFLSQVTQRYAYHTVVNTTTDQGFQITEQQKAEDGSIRLVLQRWSA, encoded by the coding sequence ATGATGTTGGCTTTTGCTGGAACGGTCACGGAATATGCCTTGGTTGCCGATCTCCAGTTCTGGCAACAGCCCTGGACCGTAGAGCGGTTCTTGAGTCAAGTCACTCAGCGCTACGCCTACCACACTGTGGTGAATACCACCACAGACCAAGGCTTTCAAATTACAGAGCAGCAAAAGGCTGAGGATGGTTCCATCCGCTTGGTGCTCCAGCGCTGGAGTGCCTGA
- a CDS encoding ferredoxin, with protein MGGSLRQKGVYVDEITCIGCKHCAHVARNTFYIEPDYGRSRAIRQDGDGEALIQEAIDTCPVDCIHWVTYAQLQRLEQERQHQAIPGAGLPIDAAAIAQKRYRQKITPIKSLIPSLKVDSYHPWIEPLLRIRDKSVVRWP; from the coding sequence TTGGGAGGGTCACTCCGGCAAAAAGGGGTCTATGTGGATGAGATTACCTGTATTGGGTGTAAGCATTGCGCCCACGTTGCTCGTAACACCTTCTACATTGAGCCCGATTACGGCCGTTCCCGCGCTATCCGCCAAGATGGTGATGGGGAAGCATTGATTCAAGAAGCTATTGATACCTGTCCCGTGGACTGTATTCACTGGGTGACCTATGCCCAGCTCCAGCGGTTGGAGCAAGAGCGTCAGCACCAAGCGATCCCCGGTGCGGGGCTACCGATTGATGCCGCGGCCATCGCCCAAAAACGGTACCGGCAAAAAATCACCCCAATAAAGTCCTTGATCCCGTCATTAAAGGTTGACAGCTACCACCCATGGATCGAGCCGCTGCTGAGGATCAGGGACAAATCCGTTGTAAGGTGGCCGTGA
- the aroA gene encoding 3-phosphoshikimate 1-carboxyvinyltransferase encodes MPAATVVLQTAESFQTLTIRPPEAGIALQGRIRVPGDKSISHRALMLGAIANGTTVIQGLLLGEDPRSTAACFRALGAEISALNAKEVTVKGIGLGNLQEPTDMLSAGNSGTTLRLMLGLLASHSGRFFTVTGDASLRSRPMLRVIRPLQQMGADLWFRMGGFAPLAIQGQTLQPIHYYSPIASAQVKSCILLAGLMTEGKTTITEPALSRDHSERMLRAFGADLTVDPETHSVTVTGPAALQGQTVIVPGDISSAAFWLVAGAIVPGSNLVIENVGVNPTRTGILDVLAEMGAQIQLENPREVAGEPVADLRVRHSPLQSCEISGAIIPRLIDEIPILAVAAVFAQGTTVIRDATELRVKESDRIAVMATQLSRLGAQVTELPDGLEIVGGTPLVGTEVDSDRDHRVAMSLAIAALNARGTTIIQGAEAAAISYPDFTATLQRICP; translated from the coding sequence ATGCCTGCTGCCACCGTTGTATTGCAGACTGCTGAATCTTTCCAGACACTGACCATCCGTCCCCCCGAAGCTGGGATCGCTCTACAGGGGCGGATTCGAGTTCCCGGTGATAAATCCATTTCCCATCGAGCCTTGATGCTAGGAGCGATCGCCAATGGCACAACGGTGATCCAGGGCTTGTTATTGGGCGAAGATCCCCGGAGTACAGCGGCCTGTTTTCGCGCCTTAGGGGCGGAGATTTCAGCGTTGAATGCCAAAGAGGTAACGGTGAAGGGCATTGGCCTGGGAAATCTGCAAGAACCGACGGATATGCTATCTGCAGGTAACTCTGGAACCACCCTGCGGCTGATGCTGGGACTGTTGGCCAGCCACTCGGGGCGATTTTTCACGGTGACAGGAGATGCATCCCTGCGATCGCGTCCGATGTTACGAGTCATCCGACCCTTGCAGCAGATGGGAGCCGATCTCTGGTTCCGGATGGGGGGATTTGCCCCCCTCGCCATCCAAGGACAGACCCTTCAGCCCATCCATTACTACTCACCCATTGCTTCAGCTCAAGTCAAATCCTGTATTTTACTGGCAGGGTTGATGACAGAAGGAAAGACCACCATTACAGAACCTGCGCTCTCTCGGGATCACAGTGAACGGATGCTACGAGCCTTTGGTGCCGATCTCACGGTTGATCCCGAAACCCATAGCGTCACGGTTACTGGGCCAGCCGCGTTGCAGGGTCAGACGGTGATTGTCCCTGGAGATATCAGTTCGGCGGCTTTCTGGTTAGTGGCGGGGGCAATCGTTCCTGGCTCAAACCTAGTGATTGAAAATGTGGGGGTGAATCCGACCCGCACGGGCATCCTTGATGTTTTAGCGGAAATGGGTGCCCAGATCCAACTCGAAAACCCGCGAGAAGTAGCTGGGGAACCCGTCGCTGACCTGCGAGTCCGCCATAGTCCCCTCCAAAGTTGTGAAATTAGTGGCGCTATTATCCCGCGGTTGATTGATGAAATTCCGATTCTGGCCGTCGCCGCTGTCTTTGCCCAAGGAACAACGGTGATTCGTGATGCTACGGAACTGCGGGTGAAGGAAAGCGATCGCATTGCGGTGATGGCAACCCAACTTAGTCGCCTGGGGGCTCAGGTGACCGAACTGCCTGACGGACTGGAAATTGTGGGTGGCACTCCCTTAGTCGGCACTGAGGTAGACAGCGATCGGGATCATCGAGTTGCCATGAGCTTGGCGATCGCGGCTCTCAATGCCAGAGGCACCACAATTATCCAGGGGGCTGAAGCAGCGGCCATTTCCTACCCAGATTTCACGGCCACCTTACAACGGATTTGTCCCTGA
- a CDS encoding glycosyltransferase produces MPRVFLLGAGEAGQQFADIPGIHLVATDYAHADLTLWVRAIAPDLGLILSIVPETFSYTLSELAILRIPTLTTNLGSFTDRIHEGINGFRVSPDPTAVVAKLRTLSQQPQLLAQVTHHLEQTPHRSVAAMVQDYFQLLALRATTPSIVQPESDRWSLLRYFQAEVQRSQAQALDNWTHWQQTQAQLQQTQTQWQQTQAQLQEIQAQLQDTQARLNHADSQYHYALAHLRHTQAQVETAREEIHAMETSKFWKLRDAWFQVKKVLGRSTPQ; encoded by the coding sequence TTGCCGAGAGTTTTTTTGTTGGGTGCCGGAGAGGCTGGTCAGCAGTTTGCCGACATCCCTGGAATTCACTTGGTGGCGACCGATTATGCCCATGCGGATCTTACCCTGTGGGTGCGGGCGATCGCTCCCGATCTAGGCCTCATTTTATCCATTGTCCCGGAGACTTTTTCCTATACCCTCAGCGAACTGGCAATCCTCCGGATTCCCACCCTAACAACCAATCTTGGCAGTTTCACCGACCGAATTCACGAGGGGATCAATGGATTTCGGGTCAGCCCAGATCCCACCGCTGTGGTAGCCAAGCTGCGCACTCTCTCCCAACAACCGCAACTTTTGGCGCAAGTCACTCACCACCTAGAGCAAACCCCCCATCGTTCTGTGGCGGCGATGGTTCAGGACTACTTCCAATTGCTGGCTCTCCGAGCCACGACTCCGTCTATTGTCCAACCTGAGTCGGATCGATGGTCTCTATTACGATACTTCCAAGCAGAAGTTCAGCGATCGCAGGCTCAAGCCCTGGATAATTGGACTCACTGGCAACAAACTCAAGCCCAATTGCAACAAACCCAAACTCAGTGGCAACAAACCCAAGCCCAGCTGCAAGAGATCCAAGCCCAATTGCAGGATACCCAGGCACGGCTCAACCATGCTGATTCTCAGTATCACTATGCCTTAGCCCATCTGAGGCACACTCAGGCTCAAGTAGAAACTGCCCGCGAGGAAATTCACGCCATGGAAACCAGCAAGTTTTGGAAGCTCCGGGATGCCTGGTTCCAAGTCAAGAAGGTCTTAGGACGCTCCACCCCTCAATGA